One segment of Prionailurus bengalensis isolate Pbe53 chromosome D4, Fcat_Pben_1.1_paternal_pri, whole genome shotgun sequence DNA contains the following:
- the RABL6 gene encoding rab-like protein 6 isoform X2, giving the protein MFSALKKLVGSEQAPGRDKNIPAGLQSMNQALQRRFAKGVQYNMKIVIRGDRNTGKTALWHRLQGKQFVEEYIPTQEIRVTSIHWNYKTTDDIVKVEVWDVVDKGKCRRRGDGLKVENDPQEAESEMALDAEFLDVYKNCNGVVMMFDITKQWTFNYILRELPKVPAHVPVCVLGNYRDMGEHRVVLPDDVRDFIDNLDRPPGSSYFRYAESSMKNSFGLKYLHKFFNIPFLQLQRETLLRQLETNQLDVDATLEELSVQQETEDQNYDIFLEMMEARSRGHASPLAANGQSPSSGSQSPVVPPSTVSTGSSSPSTPQPAPQLPLQPPSACPCPPPPAEAPPPPAAPAPRRSIISRLFGTSPAAEAAPSSPEPAPASEAPAKVQNVEDFVPEDGLDRSFLDDTAPRKEEKKVEAKVSQDSDSDGEAPGGNPLVAGFQDDVGLEDRPPAGPVPRRDTTASEEEAAGMAGHTKATAATPQKCAEPETKRPSTQASRPPRAVESRRPGVRKSHRQDPSGGREEKRGEQVVSSSSSSDPEGPIAAQMLSFVMDDPDFESDSDTQRKAEEFPVREDLSDDTDEDARPAQPPPPSKPPVSSFRLKNDSDLFGLGLEETGHKEISDEEKEGKPPSKEKKKKKKKSKEEEEKAARKKSKHKKTRDKEEGRQERRRRPRGTTERTAADELEAFLGGAAPSGHLRGGGDYEEL; this is encoded by the exons tgaagATTGTGATCCGAGGAGACAGGAACACGGGCAAGACCGCGCTGTGGCACCGGCTGCAGGGCAAGCAGTTCGTGGAGGAGTACATCCCCACGCAGGAGATCCGGGTCACCAGCATCCACTGGAACTACAAAA CCACTGACGACATCGTGAAGGTTGAGGTCTGGGACGTAGTCGACAAAG GGAAGTGCAGGCGGCGAGGTGACGGCCTGAAGGTGGAGAACGACCCCCAGGAG GCGGAGTCCGAGATGGCCCTGGACGCCGAGTTCCTGGACGTGTACAAGAACTGTAACGGGGTGGTCATGATGTTCGACATCACCAAGCAGTG GACCTTCAACTACATTCTCCGGGAGCTTCCCAAGGTGCCGGCCCACGTGCCGGTGTGCGTGCTGGGGAACTACCGTGACATGGGCGAGCACCGAGTCGTCCTGCCCGACGACGTGCGTGACTTCATCGACAACCtggacag GCCCCCGGGCTCCTCCTACTTCCGCTACGCCGAGTCCTCCATGAAAAACAGCTTTGGCCTGAAATACCTTCACAAATTCTTCAACATCCCGTTCCTGCAGCTCCAG AGAGAGACGCTGCTCCGGCAGCTGGAGACGAACCAGCTGGACGTGGACGCCACGCTGGAGGAACTGTCGGTGCAGCAGGAGACAGAGGACCAGAACTACGACAT CTTCCTCGAGATGATGGAGGCACGCAGCCGTGGCCACGCGTCCCCACTGGCCGCCAACGGGCAGAGCCCGTCCTCGGGCTCCCAGTCTCCGGTGGTGCCTCCGAGCACCGTGTCCACGGGCAGCTCCAGCCCCAGCACGCCCCAGCCGGCCCCACAGCTGCCCCTCCAACCCCCCtcggcctgcccctgccccccaccccccgcggaGGCCCCACCACCTCCCGCAGCCCCCGCCCCGCGGCGCAGCATCATCTCGAGGCTGTTCGGGACGTCGCCAGCTGCCGAGGCGGCCCCTTCATCCCCAG AGCCAGCCCCGGCCTCAGAGGCCCCGGCAAAAGTCCAGAACGTGGAGGATTTTGTTCCCGAAGATGGCCTTGACCGCAGCTTCCTGGATGACACGGCCCCccggaaggaggagaagaaagtcGAAGCCAAGGTCTCACAGGACAGTGACAG cGATGGGGAGGCCCCGGGGGGGAACCCACTGGTGGCAGGCTTCCAGGATGACGTGGGCCTTGAAGACAGGCCGCCCGCGGGCCCTGTCCCCAGGAGAGACACCACTGCCAGCGAGGAGGAAGCAGCGGGGATGGCGGGGCACACCAAGGCCACTGCCGCGACCCCCCAAAAGTGCGCTGAGCCAGAGACCAAACG GCCATCCACGCAGGCCTCGAGGCCACCTAGGGCCGTGGAGTCCCGCCGGCCAGGTGTCCGCAAGTCCCACCGCCAGGACCCCTCAGGAGGCCGCGAGGAGAAGAGGGGTGAGCAGGTGGTGTCATCATCGTCATCAAGTGACCCCGAGGGGCCCATCGCCGCCCAGATGCTGTCCTTCGTCATGGACGACCCTGACTTCGAGAGCGACTCAGACACTCAGCGGAAAGCG GAGGAGTTCCCGGTGCGAGAGGACCTCTCTGACGACACGGATGAGGACGCCCGCCCTGCCCAGCCGCCCCCGCCCTCCAAGCCCCCCGTGTCCTCCTTCAGACTGAAGAATGACTCGGACCTCTTTGGCCTGGGACTGGAGGAGACGGGCCACAAGGAGATCAGTGACGAAG agaaagagggcaagcCTCCCtcgaaggagaagaagaagaaaaagaagaaaagcaaagag gaggaagaaaaggccGCGAGGAAGAAAAGCAAGCATAAGAAGACCAGGGACAAGGAGGAGGGCAGGcaggagcggcggcggcggcccagGGGCACCACCGAGAGGACCGCGGCCGACGAGCTGGAAGCCTTCCTGGGGGGTGCGGCCCCGAGCGGCCACCTCCGCGGGGGCGGGGACTACGAGGAGCTCTAG
- the RABL6 gene encoding rab-like protein 6 isoform X1 produces the protein MFSALKKLVGSEQAPGRDKNIPAGLQSMNQALQRRFAKGVQYNMKIVIRGDRNTGKTALWHRLQGKQFVEEYIPTQEIRVTSIHWNYKTTDDIVKVEVWDVVDKGKCRRRGDGLKVENDPQEAESEMALDAEFLDVYKNCNGVVMMFDITKQWTFNYILRELPKVPAHVPVCVLGNYRDMGEHRVVLPDDVRDFIDNLDRPPGSSYFRYAESSMKNSFGLKYLHKFFNIPFLQLQRETLLRQLETNQLDVDATLEELSVQQETEDQNYDIFLEMMEARSRGHASPLAANGQSPSSGSQSPVVPPSTVSTGSSSPSTPQPAPQLPLQPPSACPCPPPPAEAPPPPAAPAPRRSIISRLFGTSPAAEAAPSSPEPAPASEAPAKVQNVEDFVPEDGLDRSFLDDTAPRKEEKKVEAKVSQDSDSDGEAPGGNPLVAGFQDDVGLEDRPPAGPVPRRDTTASEEEAAGMAGHTKATAATPQKCAEPETKRYVEGMRPGVGAAESPLTSPLSRRPSTQASRPPRAVESRRPGVRKSHRQDPSGGREEKRGEQVVSSSSSSDPEGPIAAQMLSFVMDDPDFESDSDTQRKAEEFPVREDLSDDTDEDARPAQPPPPSKPPVSSFRLKNDSDLFGLGLEETGHKEISDEEKEGKPPSKEKKKKKKKSKEEEEKAARKKSKHKKTRDKEEGRQERRRRPRGTTERTAADELEAFLGGAAPSGHLRGGGDYEEL, from the exons tgaagATTGTGATCCGAGGAGACAGGAACACGGGCAAGACCGCGCTGTGGCACCGGCTGCAGGGCAAGCAGTTCGTGGAGGAGTACATCCCCACGCAGGAGATCCGGGTCACCAGCATCCACTGGAACTACAAAA CCACTGACGACATCGTGAAGGTTGAGGTCTGGGACGTAGTCGACAAAG GGAAGTGCAGGCGGCGAGGTGACGGCCTGAAGGTGGAGAACGACCCCCAGGAG GCGGAGTCCGAGATGGCCCTGGACGCCGAGTTCCTGGACGTGTACAAGAACTGTAACGGGGTGGTCATGATGTTCGACATCACCAAGCAGTG GACCTTCAACTACATTCTCCGGGAGCTTCCCAAGGTGCCGGCCCACGTGCCGGTGTGCGTGCTGGGGAACTACCGTGACATGGGCGAGCACCGAGTCGTCCTGCCCGACGACGTGCGTGACTTCATCGACAACCtggacag GCCCCCGGGCTCCTCCTACTTCCGCTACGCCGAGTCCTCCATGAAAAACAGCTTTGGCCTGAAATACCTTCACAAATTCTTCAACATCCCGTTCCTGCAGCTCCAG AGAGAGACGCTGCTCCGGCAGCTGGAGACGAACCAGCTGGACGTGGACGCCACGCTGGAGGAACTGTCGGTGCAGCAGGAGACAGAGGACCAGAACTACGACAT CTTCCTCGAGATGATGGAGGCACGCAGCCGTGGCCACGCGTCCCCACTGGCCGCCAACGGGCAGAGCCCGTCCTCGGGCTCCCAGTCTCCGGTGGTGCCTCCGAGCACCGTGTCCACGGGCAGCTCCAGCCCCAGCACGCCCCAGCCGGCCCCACAGCTGCCCCTCCAACCCCCCtcggcctgcccctgccccccaccccccgcggaGGCCCCACCACCTCCCGCAGCCCCCGCCCCGCGGCGCAGCATCATCTCGAGGCTGTTCGGGACGTCGCCAGCTGCCGAGGCGGCCCCTTCATCCCCAG AGCCAGCCCCGGCCTCAGAGGCCCCGGCAAAAGTCCAGAACGTGGAGGATTTTGTTCCCGAAGATGGCCTTGACCGCAGCTTCCTGGATGACACGGCCCCccggaaggaggagaagaaagtcGAAGCCAAGGTCTCACAGGACAGTGACAG cGATGGGGAGGCCCCGGGGGGGAACCCACTGGTGGCAGGCTTCCAGGATGACGTGGGCCTTGAAGACAGGCCGCCCGCGGGCCCTGTCCCCAGGAGAGACACCACTGCCAGCGAGGAGGAAGCAGCGGGGATGGCGGGGCACACCAAGGCCACTGCCGCGACCCCCCAAAAGTGCGCTGAGCCAGAGACCAAACGGTACGTGGAGGGGATgcgccctggggtgggggcggccgAGAGCCCCCTGACCTCGCCCTTGTCCCGAAGGCCATCCACGCAGGCCTCGAGGCCACCTAGGGCCGTGGAGTCCCGCCGGCCAGGTGTCCGCAAGTCCCACCGCCAGGACCCCTCAGGAGGCCGCGAGGAGAAGAGGGGTGAGCAGGTGGTGTCATCATCGTCATCAAGTGACCCCGAGGGGCCCATCGCCGCCCAGATGCTGTCCTTCGTCATGGACGACCCTGACTTCGAGAGCGACTCAGACACTCAGCGGAAAGCG GAGGAGTTCCCGGTGCGAGAGGACCTCTCTGACGACACGGATGAGGACGCCCGCCCTGCCCAGCCGCCCCCGCCCTCCAAGCCCCCCGTGTCCTCCTTCAGACTGAAGAATGACTCGGACCTCTTTGGCCTGGGACTGGAGGAGACGGGCCACAAGGAGATCAGTGACGAAG agaaagagggcaagcCTCCCtcgaaggagaagaagaagaaaaagaagaaaagcaaagag gaggaagaaaaggccGCGAGGAAGAAAAGCAAGCATAAGAAGACCAGGGACAAGGAGGAGGGCAGGcaggagcggcggcggcggcccagGGGCACCACCGAGAGGACCGCGGCCGACGAGCTGGAAGCCTTCCTGGGGGGTGCGGCCCCGAGCGGCCACCTCCGCGGGGGCGGGGACTACGAGGAGCTCTAG
- the RABL6 gene encoding rab-like protein 6 isoform X4, translating to MFSALKKLVGSEQAPGRDKNIPAGLQSMNQALQRRFAKGVQYNTTDDIVKVEVWDVVDKGKCRRRGDGLKVENDPQEAESEMALDAEFLDVYKNCNGVVMMFDITKQWTFNYILRELPKVPAHVPVCVLGNYRDMGEHRVVLPDDVRDFIDNLDRPPGSSYFRYAESSMKNSFGLKYLHKFFNIPFLQLQRETLLRQLETNQLDVDATLEELSVQQETEDQNYDIFLEMMEARSRGHASPLAANGQSPSSGSQSPVVPPSTVSTGSSSPSTPQPAPQLPLQPPSACPCPPPPAEAPPPPAAPAPRRSIISRLFGTSPAAEAAPSSPEPAPASEAPAKVQNVEDFVPEDGLDRSFLDDTAPRKEEKKVEAKVSQDSDSDGEAPGGNPLVAGFQDDVGLEDRPPAGPVPRRDTTASEEEAAGMAGHTKATAATPQKCAEPETKRPSTQASRPPRAVESRRPGVRKSHRQDPSGGREEKRGEQVVSSSSSSDPEGPIAAQMLSFVMDDPDFESDSDTQRKAEEFPVREDLSDDTDEDARPAQPPPPSKPPVSSFRLKNDSDLFGLGLEETGHKEISDEEKEGKPPSKEKKKKKKKSKEEEEKAARKKSKHKKTRDKEEGRQERRRRPRGTTERTAADELEAFLGGAAPSGHLRGGGDYEEL from the exons CCACTGACGACATCGTGAAGGTTGAGGTCTGGGACGTAGTCGACAAAG GGAAGTGCAGGCGGCGAGGTGACGGCCTGAAGGTGGAGAACGACCCCCAGGAG GCGGAGTCCGAGATGGCCCTGGACGCCGAGTTCCTGGACGTGTACAAGAACTGTAACGGGGTGGTCATGATGTTCGACATCACCAAGCAGTG GACCTTCAACTACATTCTCCGGGAGCTTCCCAAGGTGCCGGCCCACGTGCCGGTGTGCGTGCTGGGGAACTACCGTGACATGGGCGAGCACCGAGTCGTCCTGCCCGACGACGTGCGTGACTTCATCGACAACCtggacag GCCCCCGGGCTCCTCCTACTTCCGCTACGCCGAGTCCTCCATGAAAAACAGCTTTGGCCTGAAATACCTTCACAAATTCTTCAACATCCCGTTCCTGCAGCTCCAG AGAGAGACGCTGCTCCGGCAGCTGGAGACGAACCAGCTGGACGTGGACGCCACGCTGGAGGAACTGTCGGTGCAGCAGGAGACAGAGGACCAGAACTACGACAT CTTCCTCGAGATGATGGAGGCACGCAGCCGTGGCCACGCGTCCCCACTGGCCGCCAACGGGCAGAGCCCGTCCTCGGGCTCCCAGTCTCCGGTGGTGCCTCCGAGCACCGTGTCCACGGGCAGCTCCAGCCCCAGCACGCCCCAGCCGGCCCCACAGCTGCCCCTCCAACCCCCCtcggcctgcccctgccccccaccccccgcggaGGCCCCACCACCTCCCGCAGCCCCCGCCCCGCGGCGCAGCATCATCTCGAGGCTGTTCGGGACGTCGCCAGCTGCCGAGGCGGCCCCTTCATCCCCAG AGCCAGCCCCGGCCTCAGAGGCCCCGGCAAAAGTCCAGAACGTGGAGGATTTTGTTCCCGAAGATGGCCTTGACCGCAGCTTCCTGGATGACACGGCCCCccggaaggaggagaagaaagtcGAAGCCAAGGTCTCACAGGACAGTGACAG cGATGGGGAGGCCCCGGGGGGGAACCCACTGGTGGCAGGCTTCCAGGATGACGTGGGCCTTGAAGACAGGCCGCCCGCGGGCCCTGTCCCCAGGAGAGACACCACTGCCAGCGAGGAGGAAGCAGCGGGGATGGCGGGGCACACCAAGGCCACTGCCGCGACCCCCCAAAAGTGCGCTGAGCCAGAGACCAAACG GCCATCCACGCAGGCCTCGAGGCCACCTAGGGCCGTGGAGTCCCGCCGGCCAGGTGTCCGCAAGTCCCACCGCCAGGACCCCTCAGGAGGCCGCGAGGAGAAGAGGGGTGAGCAGGTGGTGTCATCATCGTCATCAAGTGACCCCGAGGGGCCCATCGCCGCCCAGATGCTGTCCTTCGTCATGGACGACCCTGACTTCGAGAGCGACTCAGACACTCAGCGGAAAGCG GAGGAGTTCCCGGTGCGAGAGGACCTCTCTGACGACACGGATGAGGACGCCCGCCCTGCCCAGCCGCCCCCGCCCTCCAAGCCCCCCGTGTCCTCCTTCAGACTGAAGAATGACTCGGACCTCTTTGGCCTGGGACTGGAGGAGACGGGCCACAAGGAGATCAGTGACGAAG agaaagagggcaagcCTCCCtcgaaggagaagaagaagaaaaagaagaaaagcaaagag gaggaagaaaaggccGCGAGGAAGAAAAGCAAGCATAAGAAGACCAGGGACAAGGAGGAGGGCAGGcaggagcggcggcggcggcccagGGGCACCACCGAGAGGACCGCGGCCGACGAGCTGGAAGCCTTCCTGGGGGGTGCGGCCCCGAGCGGCCACCTCCGCGGGGGCGGGGACTACGAGGAGCTCTAG
- the RABL6 gene encoding rab-like protein 6 isoform X3, protein MFSALKKLVGSEQAPGRDKNIPAGLQSMNQALQRRFAKGVQYNTTDDIVKVEVWDVVDKGKCRRRGDGLKVENDPQEAESEMALDAEFLDVYKNCNGVVMMFDITKQWTFNYILRELPKVPAHVPVCVLGNYRDMGEHRVVLPDDVRDFIDNLDRPPGSSYFRYAESSMKNSFGLKYLHKFFNIPFLQLQRETLLRQLETNQLDVDATLEELSVQQETEDQNYDIFLEMMEARSRGHASPLAANGQSPSSGSQSPVVPPSTVSTGSSSPSTPQPAPQLPLQPPSACPCPPPPAEAPPPPAAPAPRRSIISRLFGTSPAAEAAPSSPEPAPASEAPAKVQNVEDFVPEDGLDRSFLDDTAPRKEEKKVEAKVSQDSDSDGEAPGGNPLVAGFQDDVGLEDRPPAGPVPRRDTTASEEEAAGMAGHTKATAATPQKCAEPETKRYVEGMRPGVGAAESPLTSPLSRRPSTQASRPPRAVESRRPGVRKSHRQDPSGGREEKRGEQVVSSSSSSDPEGPIAAQMLSFVMDDPDFESDSDTQRKAEEFPVREDLSDDTDEDARPAQPPPPSKPPVSSFRLKNDSDLFGLGLEETGHKEISDEEKEGKPPSKEKKKKKKKSKEEEEKAARKKSKHKKTRDKEEGRQERRRRPRGTTERTAADELEAFLGGAAPSGHLRGGGDYEEL, encoded by the exons CCACTGACGACATCGTGAAGGTTGAGGTCTGGGACGTAGTCGACAAAG GGAAGTGCAGGCGGCGAGGTGACGGCCTGAAGGTGGAGAACGACCCCCAGGAG GCGGAGTCCGAGATGGCCCTGGACGCCGAGTTCCTGGACGTGTACAAGAACTGTAACGGGGTGGTCATGATGTTCGACATCACCAAGCAGTG GACCTTCAACTACATTCTCCGGGAGCTTCCCAAGGTGCCGGCCCACGTGCCGGTGTGCGTGCTGGGGAACTACCGTGACATGGGCGAGCACCGAGTCGTCCTGCCCGACGACGTGCGTGACTTCATCGACAACCtggacag GCCCCCGGGCTCCTCCTACTTCCGCTACGCCGAGTCCTCCATGAAAAACAGCTTTGGCCTGAAATACCTTCACAAATTCTTCAACATCCCGTTCCTGCAGCTCCAG AGAGAGACGCTGCTCCGGCAGCTGGAGACGAACCAGCTGGACGTGGACGCCACGCTGGAGGAACTGTCGGTGCAGCAGGAGACAGAGGACCAGAACTACGACAT CTTCCTCGAGATGATGGAGGCACGCAGCCGTGGCCACGCGTCCCCACTGGCCGCCAACGGGCAGAGCCCGTCCTCGGGCTCCCAGTCTCCGGTGGTGCCTCCGAGCACCGTGTCCACGGGCAGCTCCAGCCCCAGCACGCCCCAGCCGGCCCCACAGCTGCCCCTCCAACCCCCCtcggcctgcccctgccccccaccccccgcggaGGCCCCACCACCTCCCGCAGCCCCCGCCCCGCGGCGCAGCATCATCTCGAGGCTGTTCGGGACGTCGCCAGCTGCCGAGGCGGCCCCTTCATCCCCAG AGCCAGCCCCGGCCTCAGAGGCCCCGGCAAAAGTCCAGAACGTGGAGGATTTTGTTCCCGAAGATGGCCTTGACCGCAGCTTCCTGGATGACACGGCCCCccggaaggaggagaagaaagtcGAAGCCAAGGTCTCACAGGACAGTGACAG cGATGGGGAGGCCCCGGGGGGGAACCCACTGGTGGCAGGCTTCCAGGATGACGTGGGCCTTGAAGACAGGCCGCCCGCGGGCCCTGTCCCCAGGAGAGACACCACTGCCAGCGAGGAGGAAGCAGCGGGGATGGCGGGGCACACCAAGGCCACTGCCGCGACCCCCCAAAAGTGCGCTGAGCCAGAGACCAAACGGTACGTGGAGGGGATgcgccctggggtgggggcggccgAGAGCCCCCTGACCTCGCCCTTGTCCCGAAGGCCATCCACGCAGGCCTCGAGGCCACCTAGGGCCGTGGAGTCCCGCCGGCCAGGTGTCCGCAAGTCCCACCGCCAGGACCCCTCAGGAGGCCGCGAGGAGAAGAGGGGTGAGCAGGTGGTGTCATCATCGTCATCAAGTGACCCCGAGGGGCCCATCGCCGCCCAGATGCTGTCCTTCGTCATGGACGACCCTGACTTCGAGAGCGACTCAGACACTCAGCGGAAAGCG GAGGAGTTCCCGGTGCGAGAGGACCTCTCTGACGACACGGATGAGGACGCCCGCCCTGCCCAGCCGCCCCCGCCCTCCAAGCCCCCCGTGTCCTCCTTCAGACTGAAGAATGACTCGGACCTCTTTGGCCTGGGACTGGAGGAGACGGGCCACAAGGAGATCAGTGACGAAG agaaagagggcaagcCTCCCtcgaaggagaagaagaagaaaaagaagaaaagcaaagag gaggaagaaaaggccGCGAGGAAGAAAAGCAAGCATAAGAAGACCAGGGACAAGGAGGAGGGCAGGcaggagcggcggcggcggcccagGGGCACCACCGAGAGGACCGCGGCCGACGAGCTGGAAGCCTTCCTGGGGGGTGCGGCCCCGAGCGGCCACCTCCGCGGGGGCGGGGACTACGAGGAGCTCTAG